A region of the Candidatus Eisenbacteria bacterium genome:
CACCACGGTTTGCGTTGGAATCAGTGACGTTTGGCTCGACTACCGCCGCCTGGAAGCCATTCCGGACGGCGATGTTTCCTAGGAGAACCCGATGCAGGTGATCTTGCTCGAAGACCTCGAAGGCCTGGGCGCCCGCGGCGCCACCGTGAACGTGAAGCCCGGGTACGCGCGCAACTACCTCCTCCCGCGCAAGCTCGCCATCCAGGCGCAGTCGCGTGCGGCCAACCTCTATCAGGAGCTGGCGCGGCAGAAGGAGATCCAGCTCCAGAAGCAGCTCGCCGAGGCGCGGGCCGAGGCGGCCAAGCTCGAGGGTCTGGAGGTCAACATCGCGGCTCAGGCCAACGAAGAGGACACCCTGTTCGGCTCCGTGACCTCGACCGACGTCGCCGAAGCCCTCGAGAAGGTCGGCCACACCGTGGAGAAGCGGCGCATCGAGATGGGCGAAGAGCACATCAAGCAGCTCGGGCGCTACGAGGTCAAAGTACGATTCCTCGGCGACGTGGCGGCCACCGTCCGCGTCTGGGTGGTGCGCGCATGAAGACCGGGCGCGCGGGAATCACCGCGCTCCTCTTCTGCGGTCTGCTGCTCGGAGCGGCACCGGCGACCAAGCCCGCCGCCAAGAGCAAGAAGCCGGCGAAGGGCGCCGACAGCGTTCTGGTGAGGATCGGCAAGGAGACCATCACCACCGGCCAGGTCCAGCGCCGCCTCGACGAGCTGCCCGAGCACGTGCGGCCGCAATTCACCACGCCCGAAGGCCGCCAGCGTCTCGTCGATCGCATGATCGAGGAGAAGGTGTGGCTGATGTCGGCGACGAAGAAGGGTGTCGACAAGCGCCCGGATGTCGTTCGGCAGATCGAGCAGCAGCGCCGCGACCTGCTGATCCGTACGCACATCAACGAAGTGATGGCCGAGAATCCCGCGCCCGGTGATTCGGCGGCGCGCGCCTATTACGACGAGCATCGCGCCGACTACCGCACGCCGGCCTCGATCACGATCAGCCACATCCAGCTCAAGAACGAGTCGGAGGCCAAGAAGGTCAAGGGCCATACGAAGAAGCAGGACTGGGGCAAGCTGGTCGCCAAGTACTCGGCCGATACGCTCACCAAGAAGCAGGGCGGCGTGCTGGGGCCGGTCACACACGAAGGCGTGTTCGGACAGCTCGGGCGGCAGCCGGCGCTCGCCGAGTCCGCGTTCGCGCTCGGTCAGACGGGGAAGATCGGCGGCCCGTACAAGACCGACCGTGGATGGCACGTGATCCGTGTCGAGTCGCTGACCCCCGAGGGTGAGCGGCCTTTCGATCAGGTACGGGGCGGAATCATCCGGCAGTTGAGCCAGAAGAACTCACAGGACTTCTACAATGCGAAGTATGCCGAGACCAAGGCCGCGCTCGGCCTGCGCGCAGACTCGGCCGCGATCCAGAAGTTCGTGATGAAGAAGAAGAGCGCACGCGATCTCTTCAACGACGCTCAGTCGGCGGGCGGCCCGCAGGAGCGAATCGATGCCTACACCAAGGTGCTCCAGGAGTATCCTGAGAGCGATGTGAGCCCGCAGGCCCAGTTCATGATCGGGTTCATCCAGTCGGAGGAGCTCAAGGATTACGAGGCCGCGGACAAGACATTCAAGACCTTGCTTCAGCGATATCCGAAGTCCGAGCTGGCCGCCTCGGCAAAGTGGATGGTGGAACACATGCGAACCGAGTCCGCGCCGGGGTTCATGAATCTCGAAGGCGATTCCACGAAGTCCGGCGGCTCCGCCGAGGCCCGAAAGCCGTGAAAACCGTGGAAGCCCGAGTCAATGGGCTGATCCTCGAGCACAAGACGCAACAGAACATCGTCATCCTGCGGGAGACGGAAGGCGAGCGCATCCTTCCCATCTGGATCGGCTCCGGAGAAGCCCAGGCCATCCGCCGCATCCTTTCGGAAGAGTCTTTCCCGCGCCCGCTGACGCATGACCTCATTCATATCGTGATCGAGGGATTCAAGGCCAAGATCACTCGCGTCGTGATCGCGGACCTGCGCGAGAACACCTTCTACGCGTCCATCTTCGTGGAGCGCGAAGGCGAGGTGCTCTCGATCGACGCTCGTCCCTCGGACTCGATCGCGCTGGCGCTGCGCAGCAAGGCGCCGATCTACGTGAACGAGGACCTGCTCCAGCCGCCCCCGCGCGAGGAGCAGGCGGAGTCGGAGACCCCGGAAGCGCCTCCTCGGGAGCTGAGCGAACAGGAAAAAGCGGAGCAGCTGCGCCGCTACCTGGAGCGTCTCAATCCCGAGGACTTCGGGAAGTTCCAGCTCTAGGCCCGGATCTCGTCGCCAGGAGGTCGCGCTGCCGGCCACCGCCGCCCTGACGTTCCTCCTCGCTCTCGCGCTGCTCGGGGTCGGGGTCCTGCGGCGTCACTCACGGCTCGGTCTGCTCGAGTCGCTGGCTTACGGAGCGGTTCTCGGCGTGGTCATCGGCTCGACGGCGCTGATCCCGCTGGCGTCGTGGCTGGGGCTGACCGTTCCCGTCCTGATCGGACTCGGGCTGTCGTGCGCGGCCGCAGGGATGGCGCTGATGCGTGGCCGGGGCGACGGCCCGAGGGCGGCGGGCGCGGCGATCGGGTGGGGGACCATGGTGATCCTCGCGCTCTTCATCGCTCGCTGGGCCCTGCTGTGCGGCTCGGCGCTCACCGTGGAAGCCAAGGGCCTCTACTCAGGGCACATCCACATCTGGGGCGACTGGTCGCAGCATCTGGGCGACGTCACGTCCTTCGCCTACGGCAACAACTTCCCGCCGACCCATCCGCGTTTCGCCGACCATCCGCTCTCGTATCACTACCTGACCTCGGTGACGGTGGCGGCCATGGTGCGGCTCGGCCTCTCACCGATTCAAGCGCTGCCGCTCCACAGCTTCGTGTTCCTCTCGCTGTTGACGCTGGCCCTGTTCGCGTTCGCGCGCCGTCTGTCCGGCGACTCCACCGCGGCCGCTCT
Encoded here:
- the rplI gene encoding 50S ribosomal protein L9, which codes for MQVILLEDLEGLGARGATVNVKPGYARNYLLPRKLAIQAQSRAANLYQELARQKEIQLQKQLAEARAEAAKLEGLEVNIAAQANEEDTLFGSVTSTDVAEALEKVGHTVEKRRIEMGEEHIKQLGRYEVKVRFLGDVAATVRVWVVRA
- a CDS encoding peptidyl-prolyl cis-trans isomerase, with the translated sequence MKTGRAGITALLFCGLLLGAAPATKPAAKSKKPAKGADSVLVRIGKETITTGQVQRRLDELPEHVRPQFTTPEGRQRLVDRMIEEKVWLMSATKKGVDKRPDVVRQIEQQRRDLLIRTHINEVMAENPAPGDSAARAYYDEHRADYRTPASITISHIQLKNESEAKKVKGHTKKQDWGKLVAKYSADTLTKKQGGVLGPVTHEGVFGQLGRQPALAESAFALGQTGKIGGPYKTDRGWHVIRVESLTPEGERPFDQVRGGIIRQLSQKNSQDFYNAKYAETKAALGLRADSAAIQKFVMKKKSARDLFNDAQSAGGPQERIDAYTKVLQEYPESDVSPQAQFMIGFIQSEELKDYEAADKTFKTLLQRYPKSELAASAKWMVEHMRTESAPGFMNLEGDSTKSGGSAEARKP
- a CDS encoding bifunctional nuclease family protein, with the translated sequence MKTVEARVNGLILEHKTQQNIVILRETEGERILPIWIGSGEAQAIRRILSEESFPRPLTHDLIHIVIEGFKAKITRVVIADLRENTFYASIFVEREGEVLSIDARPSDSIALALRSKAPIYVNEDLLQPPPREEQAESETPEAPPRELSEQEKAEQLRRYLERLNPEDFGKFQL